The proteins below come from a single Argentina anserina chromosome 1, drPotAnse1.1, whole genome shotgun sequence genomic window:
- the LOC126793560 gene encoding protein NRT1/ PTR FAMILY 1.1-like, whose translation MVVREIMEQPKAEVTSKKLGGLRTMPFIITNEALEKVASIGLQANMIFYLMYEYHLEVATGASILFLWTSLSYLTPIIGAFLSDSWLGRFRVITLGTIISLLGIVILWCTAIFPKARPVHCNMLSGEKCHSPKPAQLLLLLFSFVLMSIGSGGIKPCSMAFGADQMENPENPKNASIMQIFFNWYYASVGLSVMIAVTVMVYIQDSAGWVVGFGVPAGVMLVSTISFLLGSSVYVKVSANKKLSAGFLQVIAAAWKNRHLNLQPTNSDGWYILRGSKLVTPTNKLSYLNKACMITNAEKDLSPDGLAKDPWSLCTVRQVEELKALINVLPIWSTGIIIGVVMNQNSFPAVQAGTMERHIFPHMKLPAASFSIFGILTLTIWVVIYDRLLVPLISKYTKRPRGLTRKQRIGAGLVLSCFATTVAAEVERHRRSTAIKEGFANNEHGVVTMSARWLVPQYCLSGLAEAFNVIGQIEFYYSQFPKSMASIAVALFTLGFGLGSLLGSLIVTVMNDVTKKWGVSWVSSNLNQGHYDYYYLVLTVMSVVNFLYFLLCSWAYGSCEDKTIWDEGDYDEDMKGEEMHKSGEYQVDASVA comes from the exons ATGGTTGTAAGAGAAATTATGGAGCAACCCAAAGCTGAAGTTACAAGCAAGAAGCTGGGTGGCCTTAGAACCATGCCTTTCATAATAA CAAATGAGGCACTTGAAAAGGTTGCGAGCATTGGTCTTCAAGCAAATATGATCTTCTACTTGATGTATGAATATCACTTGGAGGTAGCCACTGGAGCGAGCATTCTGTTTTTGTGGACATCCCTATCGTATTTAACGCCTATCATTGGGGCTTTTCTCTCTGATTCTTGGTTGGGTCGGTTTCGTGTGATCACTTTGGGAACTATCATTAGCCTACTT GGAATAGTTATATTATGGTGTACAGCAATATTCCCAAAAGCAAGGCCAGTCCATTGTAATATGCTATCTGGAGAAAAATGCCATTCACCAAAGCCGGCTCAGCTTTTGCTTTTGTTGTTCTCATTTGTCCTAATGTCCATCGGATCTGGCGGTATCAAACCTTGTTCCATGGCCTTCGGTGCAGACCAAATGGAAAATCCTGAAAACCCGAAGAATGCTAGCATCATGCAGATCTTCTTCAATTGGTACTATGCATCAGTTGGTCTCTCAGTTATGATTGCAGTGACAGTTATGGTTTACATTCAAGACTCAGCTGGCTGGGTTGTGGGTTTTGGAGTTCCTGCAGGAGTCATGTTGGTGTCTACTATCTCCTTTTTACTTGGTTCTTCCGTGTATGTCAAAGTGTCTGCAAACAAGAAATTGTCTGCTGGATTTCTGCAAGTGATTGCTGCAGCTTGGAAAAACAGGCACTTAAACTTGCAGCCGACGAATTCTGATGGATGGTATATTCTCAGAGGTTCCAAGCTTGTCACCCCAACCAACAAACTCAG TTATCTGAACAAAGCCTGCATGATTACAAATGCTGAGAAGGACTTAAGCCCTGATGGGTTGGCCAAAGATCCATGGAGTTTGTGCACCGTTAGACAAGTAGAGGAGCTGAAGGCACTCATCAACGTCCTGCCGATATGGTCCACCGGCATTATTATTGGGGTGGTCATGAACCAAAACTCATTTCCTGCCGTCCAAGCAGGCACCATGGAGAGGCATATCTTCCCTCACATGAAACTCCCAGCAGCATCCTTCTCCATCTTTGGAATTCTCACTCTCACAATATGGGTGGTAATTTACGACAGGCTTCTAGTTCCATTGATATCAAAGTACACAAAGAGGCCTCGTGGATTGACTCGCAAGCAACGAATAGGTGCAGGGCTAGTACTCTCTTGCTTCGCAACCACAGTGGCCGCAGAGGTGGAGAGGCATAGACGAAGCACTGCAATCAAAGAAGGCTTTGCAAACAACGAGCATGGCGTAGTGACTATGTCTGCAAGGTGGTTAGTGCCACAGTACTGCTTGAGTGGACTAGCCGAGGCGTTCAATGTCATAGGGCAGATAGAATTCTACTACTCTCAGTTCCCAAAGAGCATGGCTAGCATTGCTGTGGCTCTTTTCACACTTGGGTTTGGACTAGGAAGTTTGCTTGGGAGTCTCATAGTGACTGTTATGAATGATGTGACAAAGAAATGGGGAGTCAGTTGGGTTTCAAGCAACCTCAACCAGGGTCACTATGATTACTACTATTTGGTTCTTACCGTCATGAGCGTGGTTaatttcttgtattttttaCTGTGTAGTTGGGCATATGGGTCCTGTGAGGATAAAACGATTTGGGATGAGGGTGATTATGATGAAGACATGAAAGGGGAAGAAATGCACAAGTCAGGAGAGTATCAAGTTGATGCATCTGTTGCTTGA